From one Nycticebus coucang isolate mNycCou1 chromosome 14, mNycCou1.pri, whole genome shotgun sequence genomic stretch:
- the LOC128564447 gene encoding olfactory receptor 51I2-like encodes MGGNSSERPPFTLTGLPGLTNSQHWMFLLLGVFYAISLVRNVLILFIVKEEQSLHQPMFYFLSLLSVNDMAVSLSTLPTVLATYCFYLREVSFDSCMFQMFFIHLFSFTESGILLAMSFDRYVAICNPLFYATVLTDARVVHLGVSVIIRSVCTACPLPLLLRRLPFCKANILSHAYCLHPDLIRLPCGDTTINNTLGLFLVIATFGLDSVLILLSYVLILRSVLAIASREERLKTLNTCVLHICAVLIFFVPMVGVSMAARYGRRGPRYVHTLLSLIYLFVPPMFNPIIYSIKTKEIHRRLHKIPLGTKHTY; translated from the coding sequence ATGGGAGGAAATAGCTCAGAGAGACCTCCTTTTACCTTGACAGGACTCCCAGGGCTGACAAACTCCCAACACTGGATGTTTCTGCTCCTTGGTGTCTTTTACGCCATCTCCCTTGTGAGAAATGTCCTCATCCTTTTCATTGTCAAAGAGGAACAGAGCTTGCACCAGCCTATGTTCTATTTCCTGTCTCTGCTATCAGTAAATGACATGGCTGTGTCTTTGTCCACACTGCCCACAGTATTGGCCACATATTGCTTCTACTTAAGGGAGGTCAGTTTTGATTCTTGCATGTTCCAAATGTTCTTTATCCATCTCTTCTCCTTCACAGAGTCTGGCATCCTGTTGGCTATGAGCTTcgaccgctatgtggccatctgtaACCCATTGTTCTATGCCACAGTGCTCACTGATGCCCGTGTGGTGCATCTGGGCGTGTCTGTTATCATCCGCAGTGTCTGTACGGCTTGTCCACTGCCTTTGCTTCTAAGGAGATTACCCTTCTGCAAGGCGAACATCCTCTCCCATGCATACTGCCTGCATCCAGATCTGATCCGCCTGCCCTGTGGTGACACCACCATCAATAATACCTTAGGCCTGTTCCTTGTCATTGCCACTTTTGGCCTGGATTCTGTGCTCATTCTGCTCTCCTATGTGCTCATACTTCGCTCTGTGCTGGCCATTGCCTCCCGGGAAGAACGGCTAAAGACACTTAACACCTGCGTGTTACACATCTGTGCTGTGCTCATCTTTTTTGTGCCTATGGTTGGTGTGTCCATGGCTGCTCGCTATGGGAGGCGTGGCCCACGGTACGTGCACACCCTCTTGTCCCTTATCTATCTCTTTGTGCCTCCAATGTTCAATCCCATCATCTATTCCATTAAAACCAAAGAGATCCATCGGAGGCTTCACAAAATACCTCTGGGAACCAAGCACACATATTAA
- the LOC128565289 gene encoding olfactory receptor 51I2-like, with translation MGSFGTNISSATSFTLTGFPEMKGLEHWLAALLLLLYAISILGNTLILFIIKEEQSLHQPMYYFLSILSVNDLGVSFCTLPTILAAVCFHAPAIALDACLAQMFFNHFFSWTESGILLAMSFDRYVAICNPLRYSTVLTDTRVAYIGTSIIIRSFCMVFPFPVLLKRLPFCKGNVLTHSYCLHPDLIRLPCGDTTINSMYGLCVGISTFGIDLVLIFLSYVLILHSVLAIASQKERLKTLNTCVSHICAVLIFYVPMVSVSMVHRFGKHAPEYVHKFISLVYLLVPPMLNPIIYSIKTKEICRRLHKMLVIPKL, from the coding sequence ATGGGGAGCTTTGGGACCAACATCTCAAGTGCCACCAGCTTCACATTAACAGGGTTTCCAGAGATGAAGGGCCTGGAGCACTGGCTGGctgccctcctcctgctgctTTATGCTATCTCCATCCTTGGCAACACCCTCATCCTCTTCATCATAAAGGAAGAGCAGAGCTTGCACCAACCAATGTACTATTTCCTGTCTATTCTGTCTGTTAATGACCTGGGTGTTTCCTTTTGTACATTGCCTACCATACTGGCTGCTGTGTGTTTTCATGCCCCAGCAATTGCTCTTGATGCCTGCCTGGCCCAGATGTTCTTCAACCACTTTTTCTCTTGGACAGAGTCTGGGATCCTGCTGGCCATGAGTTttgaccgctatgtggccatctgcaaCCCCTTGCGCTATTCCACAGTGCTCACTGACACTCGTGTGGCCTATATTGGCACATCCATCATCATCCGCAGCTTCTGCATGGTCTTCCCATTTCCTGTCCTCCTGAAGAGGCTGCCTTTCTGCAAGGGCAATGTCTTGACCCATTCGTATTGCCTGCACCCTGACCTGATCCGTCTGCCCTGTGGAGACACAACCATCAACAGCATGTATGGTTTGTGTGTTGGCATCTCTACCTTTGGTATAGATTTAGTGCTCATCTTCCTCTCCTATGTGCTGATTCTGCACTCTGTGCTGGCCATCGCCTCCCAGAAAGAGAGGCTTAAGACACTCAACACATGTGTGTCACATATCTGTGCTGTGCTTATCTTCTACGTGCCCATGGTTAGTGTATCGATGGTCCATCGATTTGGAAAGCATGCCCCTGAGTATGTGCACAAGTTTATATCCCTGGTCTATCTCTTAGTGCCTCCAATGCTCAACCCAATTATCTATTCTATCAAGACGAAGGAGATTTGCAGGAGGCTACACAAGATGTTAGTGATACCTAAGCTCTGA